A single Pedobacter sp. PACM 27299 DNA region contains:
- the eat gene encoding ethanolamine permease, translated as MTQSKGLKKTLTPFMLWGLGVGYVISGMYFGWNLGLEKGGTGGMAIATLAIMLMYITFTFSYAELACAIPKAGGVFDYAKRAMGENIGFIAGIAQIVEFILAPPAIAFAIGAYFNAFYPQVPILTSAISIYFIFTALNVYGVKAAASFEVIITVFAVGELLLFSGIAMPKFEMQNLTHNALPNGWSGVFAALPFAIWFFLGIEGIANVAEETKNPQRDISRGFGWAIFTLAILCVLVFVTATGIAGWEAIVYKNGMSGETSDSPLPLALAKITGNDHLMYHLLITVGLFGLIASFHGLILAAGRSTYEMGRVHHIPSFLGKISPRFHTPANALIGNMLIGILALLSGKTSEIIIVSVFGALTLYIISMISIMILRNREPNLPRPFRLRFYPLFPIIALIIASISIIAMFIFNPKLGLIYFSILAVTFLLYRTFKSADK; from the coding sequence ATGACACAAAGCAAGGGTTTAAAAAAAACACTGACTCCTTTTATGTTATGGGGACTTGGCGTTGGATATGTCATCTCAGGAATGTATTTCGGCTGGAATCTCGGCCTTGAAAAAGGAGGGACCGGAGGGATGGCCATTGCCACCCTTGCCATCATGCTGATGTACATTACTTTTACATTTAGTTACGCAGAGCTGGCATGCGCAATTCCTAAAGCAGGAGGCGTATTCGATTATGCAAAAAGAGCAATGGGAGAAAATATCGGCTTTATAGCCGGTATTGCCCAAATTGTCGAATTTATATTGGCACCGCCCGCAATCGCTTTTGCGATCGGTGCCTATTTTAATGCTTTCTACCCCCAGGTACCTATTCTTACCAGTGCCATTTCCATCTATTTCATCTTTACTGCACTGAATGTGTATGGCGTAAAAGCAGCAGCTTCATTTGAAGTGATCATCACGGTTTTTGCCGTTGGCGAATTACTGCTGTTTTCTGGAATTGCCATGCCGAAGTTTGAAATGCAAAACCTCACACACAATGCCCTGCCCAACGGTTGGAGCGGGGTATTTGCAGCACTCCCTTTTGCCATCTGGTTTTTTCTGGGGATTGAAGGAATCGCAAATGTAGCTGAAGAAACAAAAAATCCTCAAAGAGACATCAGCAGAGGGTTCGGATGGGCAATTTTTACACTGGCGATTTTGTGTGTCCTGGTTTTTGTGACGGCAACAGGGATTGCCGGTTGGGAAGCCATCGTTTATAAAAACGGAATGAGCGGTGAGACTTCGGATTCGCCACTTCCACTGGCATTAGCGAAAATCACCGGAAATGACCATTTGATGTATCATTTATTGATTACAGTTGGTTTGTTTGGACTGATTGCCTCTTTTCATGGATTGATTTTGGCCGCAGGACGCTCCACTTATGAGATGGGACGTGTGCATCATATTCCTTCGTTTTTAGGGAAAATTTCCCCGAGATTTCATACGCCTGCAAATGCGCTGATCGGGAATATGCTCATCGGTATTCTGGCGCTGCTTTCAGGAAAAACTTCGGAAATTATTATCGTTTCCGTCTTTGGAGCACTCACACTTTATATCATCTCGATGATCTCCATCATGATTTTAAGGAATAGAGAACCCAATTTGCCGCGTCCATTCCGACTGCGTTTCTATCCTTTGTTCCCAATTATTGCATTAATCATCGCCAGTATATCCATCATTGCGATGTTTATTTTTAATCCTAAACTGGGCTTGATCTACTTCTCCATTTTAGCGGTTACCTTTTTATTATACAGGACTTTTAAATCTGCAGATAAATGA
- a CDS encoding SusD/RagB family nutrient-binding outer membrane lipoprotein: MKTNVLKYISILPALLMLGTGCQKFEDINSNPDKTTEVSSSILATGMILNITKSEIANTKGFIQPFLLAKYITWGEGQENLQYNRLGRADFTRLTVLRNIPPMEKYATSDGLRKSYQALGHFIRAWQFFNASMQVGDVPYIDAIKGESEKVLQPKYDSQKTVFLGILNELDQANQLFSEGVNFEGDPIYGGNIDNWRRLTNSFELHVLMNLYKKTGDAELKVTDRFKDIVANRPLMRDYKDNFALAYNNVAGQNYPWSDVPAGSGNSFVKSNYTMLSDNLLAPMKASKDQRLFYYAKPSAIKITAGLLASDYNAYPGVAPSDAFSSLQTRRVGKDYADLNNRYVQLVNAEAVSLFSFWDQQFILAEASLRGWISTATAQSYYASGISSSMTFVASSTPDMADYHHNMKMDAAYISSFPNSAGVALSGSNAQQLEQIITQKYLANFLHGGKYSAWMENRRTGYPVFTLNSSTNLNTPTTNFPLRWLYPANELDYNAANVSAAIQSQYGGSDDVNQTMWILK, translated from the coding sequence ATGAAAACTAACGTTTTAAAATATATATCGATTTTGCCGGCATTGCTAATGTTGGGCACTGGATGCCAGAAGTTTGAAGATATCAATTCGAATCCGGATAAGACGACAGAGGTCAGCTCTTCTATCCTGGCCACAGGAATGATTCTGAACATTACCAAATCTGAAATCGCCAATACGAAGGGTTTCATACAACCCTTTTTATTAGCTAAATACATCACCTGGGGAGAAGGTCAGGAAAACCTGCAGTACAATAGGCTGGGGAGAGCAGATTTTACCCGCCTCACCGTTTTGCGCAACATTCCGCCAATGGAAAAATATGCGACAAGCGATGGATTGAGAAAATCTTATCAGGCTCTGGGTCATTTTATTCGTGCATGGCAGTTCTTTAATGCCAGCATGCAAGTTGGAGATGTACCGTATATAGATGCCATTAAAGGAGAAAGTGAAAAAGTGCTGCAGCCAAAATATGATTCCCAAAAAACTGTGTTTCTAGGGATCTTAAATGAGCTGGATCAGGCCAATCAATTGTTTTCCGAAGGCGTTAATTTTGAGGGCGATCCAATTTATGGCGGGAACATAGACAATTGGAGAAGGCTGACGAATAGCTTCGAACTTCATGTCTTGATGAATTTGTACAAAAAAACAGGAGATGCAGAGTTAAAAGTAACCGATCGTTTTAAAGATATCGTAGCCAATCGCCCGCTGATGAGGGATTACAAAGACAACTTTGCATTAGCTTATAACAATGTTGCCGGACAAAATTACCCCTGGTCGGATGTGCCGGCAGGTTCAGGAAATTCATTTGTAAAATCCAATTATACGATGCTTTCCGATAACTTATTAGCACCAATGAAAGCCTCAAAGGATCAGCGTTTATTTTATTATGCGAAACCATCAGCCATCAAAATTACTGCCGGACTATTGGCCTCAGATTATAATGCTTACCCTGGCGTAGCACCTTCTGATGCTTTTTCTAGTCTGCAGACCCGTAGGGTAGGAAAGGATTATGCAGATTTAAATAACCGTTATGTGCAGTTGGTGAATGCAGAAGCAGTGAGCTTATTCAGCTTTTGGGACCAGCAATTTATCCTGGCAGAAGCGAGTTTAAGAGGATGGATCAGCACTGCTACTGCACAGTCTTATTATGCTTCAGGCATCAGCAGTTCAATGACTTTTGTAGCCTCAAGTACGCCGGATATGGCCGATTATCACCACAATATGAAAATGGATGCGGCCTATATTTCGTCCTTTCCAAATTCTGCAGGTGTAGCACTATCAGGAAGCAATGCACAGCAGCTGGAACAAATTATCACCCAAAAATACCTGGCTAATTTCTTACATGGGGGCAAGTATAGTGCCTGGATGGAGAACCGAAGAACGGGCTATCCGGTCTTTACTTTAAACAGCAGTACCAACTTAAATACACCTACTACTAATTTCCCATTGCGCTGGCTTTATCCTGCCAATGAACTCGATTATAATGCAGCCAATGTTTCAGCAGCTATTCAGAGTCAATATGGTGGTAGTGATGATGTTAATCAGACGATGTGGATCTTAAAGTAA
- a CDS encoding SusC/RagA family TonB-linked outer membrane protein — protein MPIKGKVVDTEGNPLPGASIIVKGTKEGASSSTSGDFVINAKAGDILVVRYLGYGTREITVASANGVLNIVLEAQKQDLSEVVVTALGVKRSEKSLGYAVQKIGGDKVQTVKGVDLGTSLTGQVAGLVVKNSTEFNEKPKLELRGEGVLLVIDGVPYGNMTLRDVPADDIESMDLLKGSTASALYGSRADGGVLLITTKKGAAGKGFAVDINSNTMFQLGYLAVPEVQSSYGRGQNGVIDNDYVWGPRLDAGNTARDWNPVTKQFEDNRPLVSVGKDNLKNFMNTGIVTNNNISIAQTGENGSFRIGLNHIYNKGQFPNQKLSMMNLTSGGEIRINDKFKIESHFGLSRRSAPQIWGGGYDNQGYLYQLVMWTGTEYDIRDYKDYWVVPNKTQNWMYTNWYDNPYLIAHEKLNGKTENTVNANVTANYKFNEAFNLMLRLGYDNYNNSETKRNPTANIFSTRGGWNARGMYSIDNTTGYSTNDDLILTYKKKLNKWSFDGLVGGTIYYFADQGLKSTTRNGLISPTFFSLAGSIEAPTVVPFHNSRQINSLYGRASIGWNDAVFLDVTGRNDWNSAQPKSSRDYFYPSIGSSVVISELLKFPEAVDMFKLRGSWTIFKKAFDPYAINSVYTTNTAAWNTLNAATYPNYLLGENLLPSSQRTWEIGAVGYLFKKRLHFDVAYFNKYYYNRQTDLKEKGNTAYLPNSSGFSMAIVNTKETYERRGIEITVDGSVIKGRDFEWYATMNWAQQHRYYVDIDPLYSPDDLWTKKGERLDTYKASYWLRDPQGNIIFNNGSPVESDYNKKYGYGEPDFSFGFINSFRYKNWNLNVNIDGRIGGLMYNYMYDKMWDTGTNPDSDNEYRYDQVVNGKNNFVGKGVKVISGNVTYDKYGQITSDTRQYAPNDVEVGYQDYAQNFRGGDKGIQNESFVKLRELSLGYSFNQKFVSKLGLKRASFSVTGQNLWMWTNFKYSDPDVDTENLNSPSQRMLGFNFKIGF, from the coding sequence TTGCCGATTAAGGGAAAAGTGGTAGATACAGAAGGAAATCCCCTGCCAGGTGCTTCAATTATTGTGAAAGGCACAAAAGAAGGTGCTTCAAGCAGCACCTCTGGTGATTTTGTGATCAATGCAAAAGCAGGAGATATACTGGTAGTCAGGTACCTCGGTTACGGCACCAGAGAAATTACTGTGGCATCTGCCAATGGAGTGCTAAACATCGTACTGGAAGCGCAAAAACAAGATTTATCTGAAGTAGTCGTTACCGCTTTAGGAGTGAAGCGTTCGGAAAAATCTCTGGGATATGCCGTTCAAAAGATTGGCGGCGATAAAGTGCAGACTGTAAAAGGTGTGGATCTTGGTACTTCCTTAACAGGGCAGGTGGCCGGATTGGTGGTTAAGAATTCTACGGAATTTAATGAAAAGCCAAAACTGGAACTTCGTGGGGAAGGGGTATTATTGGTCATTGATGGGGTACCTTATGGGAATATGACACTTCGCGATGTGCCTGCTGATGATATTGAGAGCATGGACTTGTTAAAAGGATCTACCGCTTCTGCTTTATACGGTTCACGTGCGGATGGTGGGGTATTGCTGATTACGACTAAAAAAGGGGCAGCTGGTAAAGGCTTCGCCGTTGATATCAATAGCAATACAATGTTTCAGCTAGGTTATCTGGCTGTCCCGGAAGTACAGAGTTCTTATGGCCGCGGACAAAATGGGGTGATCGACAACGATTATGTTTGGGGCCCTAGGCTGGATGCTGGAAATACTGCCAGAGATTGGAATCCGGTAACGAAACAGTTCGAAGACAATCGCCCGCTGGTATCTGTCGGCAAAGACAACCTGAAGAACTTTATGAATACCGGTATCGTAACCAATAATAACATTTCGATTGCCCAGACCGGGGAAAATGGCAGCTTCAGAATTGGCTTAAATCACATTTATAATAAAGGACAGTTTCCTAATCAGAAGCTGAGCATGATGAACTTGACCTCCGGTGGAGAGATTAGAATCAATGATAAATTTAAAATCGAAAGTCATTTTGGTCTGAGCAGGCGTTCTGCACCTCAAATCTGGGGTGGTGGTTATGACAACCAGGGCTACCTGTATCAATTGGTGATGTGGACGGGTACCGAATACGATATTCGTGATTATAAAGATTACTGGGTAGTGCCCAATAAAACGCAGAATTGGATGTACACCAACTGGTATGACAATCCTTATCTGATTGCCCATGAGAAGTTAAATGGAAAAACGGAAAATACCGTCAATGCGAATGTAACCGCAAATTATAAGTTTAATGAAGCGTTTAACCTGATGCTGCGTCTGGGTTACGACAATTACAACAACTCAGAAACAAAGCGGAATCCGACCGCAAATATCTTCTCTACCAGAGGAGGTTGGAATGCCAGAGGGATGTATAGCATCGACAATACCACAGGATATAGTACCAATGATGACCTGATTTTAACCTATAAAAAGAAATTGAACAAATGGTCATTTGATGGATTGGTGGGAGGAACGATTTATTATTTCGCGGATCAGGGATTGAAATCTACCACCAGAAATGGCTTGATCTCTCCGACCTTCTTCTCTCTGGCAGGTTCTATCGAGGCGCCAACTGTGGTTCCTTTTCATAATTCCAGACAAATCAATAGTTTATATGGCCGGGCTTCTATTGGCTGGAATGATGCGGTTTTCTTAGATGTAACCGGTAGAAATGACTGGAATTCGGCACAGCCGAAATCGTCAAGAGACTATTTTTATCCTTCTATAGGTTCCAGTGTGGTGATCTCTGAACTGCTGAAATTCCCTGAAGCAGTGGATATGTTTAAGCTGCGTGGGTCATGGACAATCTTTAAAAAAGCCTTCGATCCTTATGCAATCAATAGCGTATACACGACGAATACCGCAGCCTGGAACACACTCAATGCCGCTACCTATCCTAATTACTTATTGGGTGAAAACCTGTTGCCAAGTTCACAGCGTACCTGGGAGATTGGTGCTGTAGGGTACCTGTTTAAAAAACGTCTGCATTTCGATGTGGCTTATTTTAATAAGTACTATTATAACAGACAAACCGACCTTAAGGAAAAAGGAAATACTGCTTATCTGCCTAATTCAAGCGGTTTTAGTATGGCAATCGTCAATACTAAGGAAACTTACGAACGCAGGGGAATTGAGATTACTGTAGATGGATCTGTGATTAAAGGAAGAGATTTTGAATGGTATGCTACCATGAACTGGGCCCAGCAGCACCGTTATTATGTAGATATCGATCCTTTATATTCTCCAGATGATTTATGGACTAAAAAAGGAGAAAGACTGGATACTTATAAAGCCAGTTATTGGCTGAGAGATCCACAAGGAAATATCATTTTCAATAATGGTTCTCCAGTGGAAAGTGATTACAACAAAAAATATGGTTATGGAGAGCCTGATTTTAGCTTCGGCTTTATCAATAGTTTCAGGTATAAAAACTGGAACCTGAATGTAAATATTGATGGCCGCATTGGTGGTCTGATGTACAATTATATGTACGATAAGATGTGGGATACCGGTACAAATCCTGATTCTGATAATGAGTATCGCTATGACCAGGTGGTCAATGGCAAGAATAATTTTGTAGGTAAAGGGGTAAAAGTAATCTCCGGAAATGTCACCTATGATAAGTATGGCCAGATTACAAGCGATACCCGTCAGTATGCCCCTAATGATGTAGAAGTAGGTTATCAGGATTATGCACAGAACTTTAGAGGTGGAGATAAAGGGATTCAAAATGAGTCTTTTGTGAAACTTCGTGAGTTGTCGCTGGGCTATAGTTTCAACCAGAAATTCGTTAGTAAACTAGGGTTAAAAAGAGCTTCCTTCTCGGTAACAGGACAAAACTTATGGATGTGGACTAATTTTAAGTATTCCGATCCAGATGTGGACACAGAGAACTTGAATTCACCATCGCAGCGTATGCTGGGTTTCAATTTTAAAATAGGCTTCTAA
- a CDS encoding STN domain-containing protein, with protein sequence MKLNSCSKAPFMRWLCSTQTVLAMKLTVILIFFGCLQVSADGFSQKITLSEKNTTFNALFENIKKQSGYTFFYNNKLIKEEGRISIEMEEVSLEDALNQIFKNRPYSYMILNKTVVIKKKIIEKEASSRGKLWLFCRLREKW encoded by the coding sequence ATGAAATTAAACTCATGTAGTAAAGCCCCTTTTATGAGGTGGTTATGCTCAACACAGACCGTATTGGCCATGAAACTCACCGTAATTTTAATCTTCTTTGGCTGCCTCCAGGTATCCGCAGATGGGTTCTCCCAAAAAATTACATTGTCGGAAAAGAACACCACTTTCAATGCCCTTTTTGAAAATATTAAAAAACAAAGTGGTTATACGTTCTTCTACAATAATAAATTGATCAAGGAGGAAGGCCGGATCAGCATTGAAATGGAAGAAGTCAGCCTGGAAGATGCCTTAAACCAGATTTTTAAAAACAGACCTTATTCTTATATGATCCTCAATAAAACAGTGGTGATTAAGAAGAAAATAATTGAAAAGGAGGCAAGTTCAAGGGGGAAGTTGTGGCTCTTTTGCCGATTAAGGGAAAAGTGGTAG
- a CDS encoding FecR family protein: MEENRFYELLVERYLKKQLTDQELELFAELLSTGKLDNQLLRAWNGDAEITEADELDFNRSQQPRVLWPKAVAAAAAVVLMVLSVGGYFYSQNRSIETENRLSVNTHDVDPGGNKATLTLADGSKISLTDANNGELAKQSGVKISKSKNGELVYSVIASDATPLAFNTISTPKGGVYQVNLPDGTKVWLNAASSIKFPTTFAQLSQRKVELEGEAYFEVAKNKKVPFVVSTGGQQVQVLGTHFNISSYSDEGELKTTLLEGSVKVIAANTIVLKPGQQSNLKRNGSGDLKVSTANITQVMAWKNGFFHFEKENLHEVMRQLSRWYDIEVIYEVDRHDDEFMGDIPRGIKLSEALKILSFEGTQFRIEGHKLIVKK, translated from the coding sequence ATGGAAGAGAATAGATTTTATGAACTACTTGTTGAACGTTATCTGAAGAAACAGCTGACGGATCAGGAGCTGGAGCTTTTTGCTGAACTGCTGAGTACAGGTAAACTGGACAATCAATTGCTTAGGGCATGGAATGGGGATGCTGAGATCACGGAAGCAGATGAATTGGATTTTAACCGCAGTCAGCAGCCTAGGGTCCTTTGGCCAAAAGCTGTTGCTGCCGCGGCTGCCGTTGTTTTAATGGTGCTGTCTGTTGGTGGATACTTTTATTCTCAAAACAGGTCCATAGAGACTGAAAATCGGCTATCGGTAAACACTCATGATGTAGATCCTGGCGGAAACAAAGCAACTTTAACACTCGCCGATGGTTCAAAAATTTCCTTAACTGATGCCAATAACGGAGAGCTTGCCAAGCAAAGTGGGGTAAAGATTTCCAAAAGTAAAAATGGAGAACTGGTGTATTCAGTGATTGCATCTGATGCCACACCATTAGCTTTTAATACCATCAGTACCCCCAAAGGCGGCGTCTATCAGGTCAATCTTCCGGATGGCACAAAAGTATGGCTGAATGCCGCATCCTCCATAAAATTCCCTACCACATTTGCGCAGCTGAGTCAGCGAAAAGTTGAACTCGAAGGAGAAGCCTATTTTGAAGTAGCAAAAAATAAGAAAGTTCCTTTTGTAGTCTCTACTGGTGGTCAGCAGGTACAAGTATTAGGTACCCATTTTAACATCAGTTCTTATAGTGATGAAGGAGAATTGAAAACTACACTTCTTGAAGGTAGCGTAAAGGTGATAGCCGCAAATACCATTGTGCTTAAACCGGGGCAGCAGTCCAATTTGAAAAGAAATGGATCAGGAGATTTAAAAGTCAGTACGGCAAATATAACACAGGTGATGGCATGGAAAAACGGGTTTTTCCATTTTGAAAAAGAAAACCTGCATGAGGTCATGAGACAGCTTTCACGCTGGTACGATATAGAAGTTATCTATGAAGTAGACCGTCATGATGACGAATTTATGGGAGATATTCCCAGAGGAATTAAGCTCAGCGAAGCACTCAAAATATTGTCTTTTGAGGGAACTCAATTTAGGATTGAGGGACATAAGCTGATCGTTAAGAAGTAA
- a CDS encoding RNA polymerase sigma factor yields the protein MSIKHTISDQELQAKIMAGEESAFSELYDRYSPSIFLYIKRFVNSSDLSEDLTQEVFIKIWQHRSKLEEVRSIKAYLFIMARNHTLNSLKKAMRSDVAMGEVINNFVEQRNNTEEELLAKEYLEYLEKALAALPLRTREIFKLCRQEGKSYEEVALALGISRNAVKNHMVGSMKVLSASVKKDLGISLGILLTVFLK from the coding sequence ATGTCAATAAAACATACCATTTCTGATCAGGAGCTGCAGGCCAAAATAATGGCAGGGGAGGAGTCTGCTTTTTCTGAGCTCTACGATAGGTATAGTCCTTCTATTTTCCTGTACATCAAAAGATTTGTAAATTCTTCAGATCTATCAGAAGACTTGACTCAGGAGGTTTTTATTAAAATATGGCAGCACAGATCTAAGCTGGAAGAGGTCAGATCGATAAAGGCTTACTTGTTTATTATGGCAAGAAACCATACGCTAAATAGCCTTAAAAAGGCAATGAGGTCTGATGTAGCCATGGGCGAGGTGATCAATAATTTTGTGGAACAAAGGAACAATACTGAAGAGGAGCTCTTGGCAAAAGAATACCTGGAATACCTGGAGAAAGCGCTTGCAGCTTTGCCATTGAGGACAAGGGAAATTTTTAAACTTTGCAGGCAGGAAGGGAAAAGTTATGAAGAGGTGGCCCTGGCCTTGGGAATTTCCAGAAATGCAGTCAAAAATCACATGGTGGGTTCCATGAAAGTATTGAGCGCTTCCGTGAAAAAAGACCTTGGAATATCTTTAGGCATACTTCTGACCGTCTTCTTAAAATAA
- a CDS encoding Dabb family protein — protein MLAHHVLFWLKADTTEDQKAAFRIGLEGLEAIETVEAFHIGTPAPIDRAVVDTTYTFSLILFFSDLEGHDVYQIHDLHKAFLDEFRGLFEKVIIYDAH, from the coding sequence ATGTTAGCTCATCACGTTTTATTCTGGCTAAAAGCCGACACTACAGAAGATCAAAAAGCCGCTTTCAGAATCGGTCTGGAAGGATTAGAAGCCATAGAGACGGTAGAAGCTTTCCACATCGGAACTCCCGCTCCAATTGACCGCGCAGTAGTGGACACGACTTATACTTTTTCTTTAATTTTATTTTTCTCAGACCTGGAAGGACACGATGTATACCAGATTCACGATTTACACAAAGCATTTTTGGATGAATTCCGTGGTCTTTTTGAGAAAGTAATCATTTACGACGCCCATTAA
- the trxA gene encoding thioredoxin: protein MSAFQELIQSGQPILVDFYADWCGPCKTMNPIVQEVARITDGTARVIKINIDKNQAAAQKYNVRSVPTFMVFKNGEIVWRHSGTIDQMSLLKQLSI, encoded by the coding sequence ATGAGTGCATTTCAAGAATTGATCCAGTCAGGTCAGCCAATACTCGTTGATTTTTATGCAGATTGGTGTGGGCCATGCAAAACCATGAACCCTATCGTGCAGGAAGTCGCCAGAATTACTGATGGCACTGCTCGTGTAATCAAAATCAACATTGATAAAAACCAGGCCGCTGCACAAAAATATAATGTACGGTCTGTACCGACCTTTATGGTTTTTAAAAATGGAGAAATTGTTTGGAGGCATTCTGGTACTATCGACCAGATGAGCTTGTTAAAACAATTGTCTATTTAA